ggattcagttccattttacttcctggtgcccctttaatacttgaaccctggattttatatttttcctttctcagtttgctATGCTTGTCTACAATACTCTTCATAAGCCTTAATcaaagaacaaagtctatgaCGGGATTCATCAGGACCTGTCTGGGAAATTGTGGGAAAAAACATGAGGGGTAGTCTGGTGGTTGGGACAAAATCCCAAGGGCCAGTGACAGGGTTCCGGGcggcagagggtcccacattgacACAGCCACTGTGGGCGGGCAGGCCTGTGGCTGCATCAGGAAGGTTCagagttccaaaggctgggaacctggtagcaggcccaggagacacatggagtccagttttccaaagcttttattgttcatcgCATgttgaatgggtgtagatggttcgaGCTCccccaggggagcctggcttttatagggaggggaaaggggaagggaataacttaattaggtACCAccccggcctttagataactcattaatattttaatctctggggGCGAAGACcattaatcacaccctctacctgtaccCTACaggtgactgaagggtgcaggttgaatggagatcagacctcatgtcaggggcctgggttctgggggcgtggctgaacacccacaacccaagaaccaggatacccttccacagcctgaCAGGCAATAGCAACAAAAAGCCCTAGAGAAGATGCCAAGGGGAGGTCTGGAATCCTGGAGGTGTGAACAGGGTGAGGGGAGGACTGGCTGAACACCTGTGCATCTCATAGCTCTATTAATCCCCTCTTCATCTTCAGTCAGTGACCACTGGGAGACAGGACTGAGATCCACCCTCAGGCAGCTTCTCGGGATAGCAAATCATCCCAAAATGGCCCACAGACAATTCTTCTTGATTTCTTAGATGAATATATTGAAGATCTCGTGTTGAGCCAGTTTTGTGAATGGAGTCGATTACATGCTACCCTTggatgtttcaaaaacaaaaacatgttgggcagtggtggcacatgcctttaatcccagcacttgggaggcagaggcaggcgcggatctctgagttcgaggccagtctggtctaaaaagagtgagtttcaggaaagccagggctacacagagaaaccctgtccaaaaaaaaagaaagaaagaaagaaagaaagaaagaaagaaagaaagaaagaaagaaagaaagaagaaaccaggCATGTAGGCTTGGCACTCAGCAGGCGGAGACAGTCAGATTACTCTGTTTATAGCCAGCTTGATCCACATAAAGAGTTCCCCATAAAGCCAATTTATCAAGCCATACCAAGTCTCCAACAAAATACATGAATTGctgacaaaattattaaaattcctGATTTAATCATGTGCACCCAGTAAGACAGGTCAATGATAAAGTCTTACTCTGTCGCatatggtatccaagcctgcaaggcgcacagtgcactTGCTATCTaagctatagacacctgtaaggcttacatcatatccacacctgcaaggcacgtggtattcatgtgcttacaaggcacatggcaaaagcctataaataccccagatttcccttcaatagagagaatactGGAGACAATGAGGGAGGGACAATGAgggggagacaatgagagagacacaataaacaagacttgagacttgatcagaacctctgtcttgtctccattcttcgagtctcttctcctttatcctctctctctctctctctctctctctctctctctctctctctctctctctctctctcggaaacagtggctgccaagcatggagtggagaggacctcatcATATATGGCTGGAGCTGAGGATCTCTCCaagtgtgttcccaggctggctgcttagaccctaggagctctggttggttggtattgtctctttccccatggggccacaaaccccttcagctccttcattcttctctctaattcctccattggggaccccatgctcagttcaatagtTGGCTGCCAGCAACCTCCTCTGTATAGgcagcctctggcagagcctctcaggagacagctatatttaCACTCAGAAAACACACACTAGAAAACCCTCACACATTTGAGTATGTAAGCACACACTGAACAATTCAATCAGTAGACTCTTCACTTTCTAATTTACTATTTTTGAGTTCACACAATCAACTATGATTCAATAAATCTACCACAAGAAGAACCAATCACAAAGATCCAGAAGATGGAATCTTGTGCTTAGGGGTGGGGCTACATGGGTTGGGTGTGCTATAAAAGAGTTAAGACACTCAGAGTTCTGGAAACTACAGTCTTTGCCTGACCTCACTGGGAATAGGACCTCTCTCACCAGTATCCTGATCAGGTAAGTCACTTGtcactctcctctatcaggaGGCCTCTCACAGTCTGGACAGGCATATTACTAACTCAACTACATTTCAAGATgctggatttaaaataaaatagggcaaattcatatatatatatgtgtgtatgtatcgaAAATGATGGTGATGAAAATGATAATTTGCTTCTATTGGGTTTGGTGTTAATGAGAAATTCACATTGCACTGGAATTTTCATGTTAATAGGTTCATTTGagtactattaggagatgtggtcttgtccCTTCTtctaaccacatgggagccagtcttcccCTAATGGTCTTCAAATGAAgacatagaattctcagctcctcctgcaccatgcctggctggacaCTGCCATTCTCCCATCATAATGATAATGGATGGAAACTCTAAAGCTATAAGCTAGAACAAATTGAATGTTTccataacagttgccttggtcatggtttctattcacagcagtaaaaccctaagaccctAAATAGCTACCGAGGACTCGAGTATTGTTGTCATAGGCCtaagcttttgtttggaagagtgTGGGTTTTTTGGACTTTGCATCTGGAAAGTCATGGAATGccttaagtggggcttaatgggctgtcctagtaggaatatggaagagttGGTTgttgagagtgatttgaactgtgcagacctgccataagaggtttcagtggagaagaattttagtatgtggcctagtgatcatttttgtggtattttggtgaagaatgtggctgccttttgcccttgtctgaagagtctgcctgaggctaaggctaaggtgaagagaatcagattaattgcattgacaaaggaagtctcagcaaAGGCCAGCATAGACTTTGTCCTCTGGCTTACTATCACAAAGAGCATTTTTATCAAatatagcaagcttagaaaggaaaaccacaaaatatatagtttaggtaataataaaggggcaccaggacaTGGAATAGAATTTAATCCTGTGCTTAGGAGATTAAGAGAAAGTGGTGATCTcagagcaagatcccacccagctaaacttattTTTTGTGTTTGCAGTCAAACAAGGAGtagtttggacttttaatctggaaagAAATATAatctagaaatggagggcacatgtgtaatccagattttgaggctggaagacacactcttttgatccagatctttaGGAATAGTGACCATGAAAAAACTAGGCTCAGGCATTGTGGtatatatctttaattccaggagacaaacccagccatattcaaaccaccacaaaccctACAACCAAACCATTTCCTATCATATGTTATTTGAAATCTACTACTCAGGAGAAGCATGAAAGTATAATATGTAGCTTAACTTTCCCCAGAatcctccttactcctcctccaaAATGCTGATATTAGAGGCTCctactaccacacctggcagcTATGCAGTATTTTACAAGTAAAGTGCACTAGCCAGGTGTTGTTGCTAAAACAGAGTATTCTAATCCTCCCAGTGGCAGTTAGGACCATGGCGAGGGGGTGCAAGCCtaggctacaaaatgagttccattCAGGTTTTGAACTGTGCCCAATTTCACTGTAGCCTCCACTCTAGGcaacaacatattttaaaaaggaaacaaatctagATGGTTTTCCTAAAGTCATTCTTTTCCCAGACCTCAATGAACATGGGAAATCCCCTTCCTTGTAGCCCCCTACACTGGCTTCTCCACCTCAGACTCacagtctttctggatgctctcattCAGTCATGGCTGCTTTGAGGACCCATGAGGTTTGGCTTTACATTTCAGACAGAGTCTTTCAGACACTTAggcacctttttttttccttccttcctgccttccttcctttctttctacatttctttcttttgtttttagttttccatACAAGGTTTTTTTGTATATCATTagttgtcctagaactagctctgtagactaagctggcctcaaactaacagagatctccttgcctctgccttctgagtgcttagaataaaggtatgtgctaccactacACAATGGCAATGCCATTCCTTGAGGAACTCCAAATATGATCAGTGCATGCTTTGTCACATAAAAGATGCTGATCAGACTGCTTGCCCCTGACCAACCTTTTCAAAAGGGAATAAGATTCAGAGGAGCAAGGACAAGTGGTTGTTACCTCATGTGCCAATGGTTAGTTTGTGCACTGCTGCAGATTCTTGTGAGAGACCCTATATGCAGAGAGTGATAAGGGTTTGGCTTTGTGACCACCAGATTTTACAACAGGACATGCTGAGTTCCACACTGTGGCCAAAGCAGGGACTCTGGCACTTTGGTGATTCCTTGGTACACGGATTTACAGATTCCCAAGACATATCTTGAAAACTGGATTTCTGAATGCTTCAACAGGTCCATTCTGACTGAAGATTCATCAAGATGAGCTTCCAGGTCCCACCCACACTCCAGAGCTTGGCAGTACAGAGCTTGTTGAAGAATGAAGCCTTGGCCATGTCTGCTCTGCAGAAGCTGCCGAGAGTGttcttcccaccactcttcaaGGCAGCCTTCATTGGCAGACACACAAAGATACTGAAGGCAATGGTAGCAGCCTggccctttccctgcctccctgtgGGGGCACTGATGAAATTCCATGACATGATGATATTGCAAGCTGTGCTGGATGGTGTAGACATGCAGCTGACAGGAAATTTTCACCCAAGGTAAGTAATAACCATGTAATGCCAAAAGGCTTATATTTATGTGTAGGGaggaggacatctgggttcatgAAGAATAAGGGTCAAAGGTGTATCAGAGGCTTCTGTTGGCATCATCTTAAAGAGTCCTGGGCAGCTGTTGAGTCCTTGTATCAAATGTCCATTAAGTATGCAGTACACCTTGGAACCCATGTAGCTACATGACCCTGTATCTCTACCAAGTAATAGATGTAGGAACAGCAGAAGTCCAGAGTAACAAATGGTGGAAGCAGGGCAGATCTCCAAATGCAGTTAAGGCCCTTGCCCAGCAGGCTTGAGTTGCTATATGGAGACCCAGCACTGGAAACTTAAATCTgtggaggacagacagacagagtagaAAAGCTAGCAGCTAACAAGAAAGTTGTCTAGAAAAAGCTGTCTAATGGCTAATCCTCCTTACACTTCTACCTGTTTtacccacagaagacagaagcttCAAGTGCTAGACCTTAGGAATGTGCACCATGACTTCTGGGATGTTTCAGCTGGACCAGTTGATGGAGACCGCTCAGCAGAGACTGTGTGTGAAAAGCAAATACCAACACGCCCTCATCGATATGCACTGAGGCAACGTCTGAAGGTGGTCACTGACCTTCACCTTGAGTTTGATCTGGATGAATACCAAACTTATCTCTTGCAGTGGGCACAGGAGAGAAGAGGTTCACTGCACCTATGCTGTGTGAAGATGCAGATAAGGGGATTGTCTATGTCCACAGTCAAGAAGGTCTTCAAGATTTTCCAGCCAGAGTGCATTGAGGAGTTAGAACTGAATACAGGGTGGACTCTGTCCACATTGGCAGGCTTTGCACCTTGCCTGGGTCAGATGAAACATCTTCGTAAACTCCTTCTAACAGTAGTCCATGAGAAtctctttaattttctaattacGTCAACAGACACACAGGAGAAGAGAGTCACCAAGTTCATTTCTCAGTTCTCCAAATTCAACTGTCTCCAGCATCTCAATATGATTGGTGTCTACTTTCTTGAGGACCGCCTGGATGAATTGTTTCggtaaggaaggaagaagagctcTTTTTGATTCTACAGCAAATGTTCCTTGTTTCCCATACAGATGAGTGGCCATTGTAGATTTAGCAATAATGAACAAGTCTTATCATGATGGCCACTGTTAACAACCTAGAATGGTGTGACCTGAGTGGAAGACTCCAACAGGCTGCACTGGATGCTCACTGCCATCCCACAGGGACACTGACCCCAGATATGTGGTTTCCCCTGCTCTAGGTTAGCCCTGTCACTCTATGCCAAACTgatctcactgtctctcttcagGTGTCTGAAGACCCCATTGGAGTTCCTGTCCATTACTCTCTGCAAGTTCTCACAATCAGACTTGGAGTCCTTTGCCCAGTGTCAGAGCCTCCATCATCTCAAACATCTGCATTTAGCAGGCATCATTTTGTGTGATCTGAGTCTTGTGCCTCTCAGAATTCTCCTAGAAAAAGTCACAGACACTCTGAAGACCCTGCAATTAGAACATTGTAGAATGACAGACTCTCAGCTCAGTGCACTTTTCCCTGCCCTGAGTCAGTGCTCTCAGCTCATTGAGTTCAACTTCTATGACAATGACATCTCCATGGCTGTCCTAAGGAACTTTCTGCATCACACAGCCAACCTAAAGCAGCTGAATGTCGAGTTTTACCCTGCCCCTCTGGAATGCTATGAAACTGGTTCTGTCATCAGAGCAGAGACATTTTTCCAGCTTTCTTCTGAGCTTATGAACACACTTTGTACTTTAAGGCAGCCCCAGTTTGTCTCCTTTGCCTCTCAGATATGCCTTCAGTGTTCATGGCGCTGTATCTATAACATGGAGACCAGACTTTGCCATTGTTGGCAGTAAATAGGAGAAGGTTGCTTTTGGTTACTAAGAAATGAAACTCTAGGGACAAGTCTATGACCAA
Above is a window of Arvicanthis niloticus isolate mArvNil1 chromosome 5, mArvNil1.pat.X, whole genome shotgun sequence DNA encoding:
- the LOC117709489 gene encoding preferentially expressed antigen in melanoma-like protein 7, with the translated sequence MSFQVPPTLQSLAVQSLLKNEALAMSALQKLPRVFFPPLFKAAFIGRHTKILKAMVAAWPFPCLPVGALMKFHDMMILQAVLDGVDMQLTGNFHPRRQKLQVLDLRNVHHDFWDVSAGPVDGDRSAETVCEKQIPTRPHRYALRQRLKVVTDLHLEFDLDEYQTYLLQWAQERRGSLHLCCVKMQIRGLSMSTVKKVFKIFQPECIEELELNTGWTLSTLAGFAPCLGQMKHLRKLLLTVVHENLFNFLITSTDTQEKRVTKFISQFSKFNCLQHLNMIGVYFLEDRLDELFRCLKTPLEFLSITLCKFSQSDLESFAQCQSLHHLKHLHLAGIILCDLSLVPLRILLEKVTDTLKTLQLEHCRMTDSQLSALFPALSQCSQLIEFNFYDNDISMAVLRNFLHHTANLKQLNVEFYPAPLECYETGSVIRAETFFQLSSELMNTLCTLRQPQFVSFASQICLQCSWRCIYNMETRLCHCWQ